From Scleropages formosus chromosome 1, fSclFor1.1, whole genome shotgun sequence, a single genomic window includes:
- the plcb4b gene encoding 1-phosphatidylinositol 4,5-bisphosphate phosphodiesterase beta-4 isoform X5: MTKSYEFNWRKHIPDFMQEGAVFDRFDEDPFVFEPDCLFKVDEYGFFLTWKSEGKEGQVLECSLINSIRSAPVPKDPKILSSLEAAESDLEGRIICICSGTDLVNLSFMYMVADSADVAKQWTEGLRSVIHNFKANNVCPMTCLKKHWMKLSFLTNINGKIPVRSITRTFASGKTEKGIFQALKELGLPSGKNDEIEHSVFTFDMFYALTQKICPRTDLEELFKKINGDKTDYLSVDQLVSFLNEHQRDPRLNEILFPFYDPKRAMQIIEKYERDEDLKKKGRMSSDGFCRYLMSDENAPVFLDRLELYQDMDQSLAHYFISSSHNTYLTGRQFGGKSSVEMYRQVLLSGCRCVELDCWDGKGEDQEPIITHGKAMCTDILFKDVIVAIKETAFVTSEYPVILSFENHCSKPQQYKMAKYCEEIFGDLLLKQPLETFPIEPARPLPSPNELKRKILIKNKRLKPEVEQKQLEAFKKQMEAGETSTPANILEDENDEEIENADVKDVNPELKNVTDDEVTEISETTEPTDNTDVSEASDQDNNKKVGETAEDDEQALIASYKYVGATTNIHPYLSAMVNYAQPVKFQSFEVAEERNIHYNMSSFNESVGLGYLKTNAIEFVNYNKRQMSRIYPKGGRVDSSNYMPQIFWNAGCQMVSLNFQTPDLAMQLNQGKFEYNGSCGYLLKPDFMRRSDRMFDPFSETPVDGVIAATCSVQVFSGQFLSDKKIGTYVEVDMYGLPTDTIRKEFRTRMVMNNGLNPAYNEEPFVFRKVILPDLAVLRIAVYDDNNKLIGQRILPLDGLQAGYRHISLRNEGNKPLSLPTIFCNIVLKTYVPDGFGAIVDALSDPKKFLSITEKRADQMRAMGIETSDIADVPNDSTKNDKKGKVNPVKASVTPQTSSDTRQTSTSGPTNSSDARKDTSLIMPQVSIDDLKQMKTYLKLLKKQQKELSALKKKHAKDQSSMQKSHCTQVDKIVALHDKEKLMLEKLLEKAIKKRGENNCQELKKETEIKIQALTSDHKAKVKDIVAQHTKEWSEMINSHGAEEQELRDQHVLQQCEHLKKLMLAVQEQQTQNLKLIHERQSKEMRANQAKTSMENSKAISQDKTIKNKAERERRVRELNSSNTKKFLEERKRLAMKQSKEMDQLEKAQLEQLENLEKANEQLLKSHHAKSQCQGQGHAGDGEAGGGDGPQASHSGVNCSCPN; the protein is encoded by the exons gATCCATTCGTCTTTGAACCAGACTGTCTTTTCAAAGTGGATGAATATGGCTTCTTTCTCACATGGAAAAGTGAAGGAAAG gaAGGCCAGGTTTTGGAATGCTCATTGATCAACAGTATCCGCAGTGCTCCAGTGCCCAAG GACCCAAAGATCCTCTCATCCCTGGAAGCTGCAGAAAGTGACTTGGAAGGCCGCATCATCTGCATCTGCAGCGGAACTGACCTGGTCAATCTCAGCTTTATGTACATGGTGGCGGACAGTGCCGACGTTGCTAAG cAATGGACGGAAGGCCTCAGGAGTGTGATTCATAACTTCAAAGCAAACAATGTGTGTCCAATGACCTGCCTGAAGAAACA CTGGATGAAGTTGTCATTTCTGACAAACATCAATGGCAAAATCCCTGTAAGAAG TATCACACGGACTTTTGCTTCTGGGAAAACGGAGAAGGGGATCTTCCAGGCTCTGAAGGAGCTTGGCCTACCCAGCGGGAAG AATGATGAAATTGAGCACTCCGTCTTCACGTTTGACATGTTTTATGCCCTCACGCAGAAGATTTGTCCACGGACTGATTTAGAAGAGTTATTCAAAAAAAT CAATGGAGACAAAACTGATTATTTAAGCGTAGACCAATTAGTCAGCTTTCTGAATGAA CACCAACGAGACCCTCGGCTCAATGAGATTCTGTTCCCATTCTATGATCCCAAAAGGGCAATGCAGATAATAGAGAAGTATGAGCGAGATGAAGACCTTAAAAAGAAAG GTCGCATGTCTAGCGACGGCTTTTGCCGGTAccttatgtcagatgagaatgCCCCAGTCTTCCTGGATCGCCTGGAGCTGTACCAAGACATGGACCAGTCGCTGGCCCACTACTTCATCAGCTCTTCTCACAACACCTACCTGACCGGACGACAGTTCGGGGGAAAGTCCTCCGTGGAGATGTACCGGCAGGTTCTGCTGTCTGGATGCAG gtgcGTGGAGCTGGACTGCTGGGATGGAAAAGGGGAGGACCAGGAGCCCATTATCACTCATGGAAAGGCTATGTGCACTGACATATTGTTCAAG GATGTGATTGTAGCCATTAAAGAAACAGCCTTTGTGACATCAGAGTATCCCGTGATTCTCTCGTTTGAAAACCACTGCAG TAAGCCACAGCAATACAAGATGGCTAAGTACTGTGAAGAGATCTTTGGGGATCTCTTGCTCAAGCAGCCGCTGGAGACCTTCCCG ATTGAACCTGCAAGACCGTTACCTTCTCCCAATGAGCTCAAAAGAAAAATCCTTATCAAAAACAAGCGCTTAAAGCCAGAAGTTGAACAAA agcagctggaggcctttaaaaagcaaatggAAGCAGGTGAAACGAGTACCCCCGCCAATATCCTGGAGGATGAAAATGATGAGGAGATTGAAAACG CTGATGTGAAAGATGTGAACCCAGAGCTCAAGAAT GTTACTGATGACGAGGTCACGGAGATATCGGAAACAACAGAACCCACAGACAACACGGATGTGTCTGAAGCGTCGGACCAGGACAATAACAAGAAG GTTGGTGAAACAGCAGAGGATGATGAGCAAGCATTGATCGCCTCTTACAAGTATGTGGGGGCCACCACTAACATCCATCCATACCTCTCTGCCATGGTCAACTATGCCCAACCTGTCAAGTTCCAGAGCTTTGAAGTGGCAGAAG AAAGGAATATCCACTACAACATGTCCTCTTTCAACGAGTCTGTGGGGCTGGGATACCTGAAGACGAACGCAATAGAATTTGTGAA CTATAACAAGCGGCAAATGAGTCGGATCTATCCCAAAGGAGGCAGAGTGGATTCCAGTAATTACATGCCTCAGATCTTCTGGAACGCCGGCTGCCAGATGGTGTCTCTGAACTTCCAGACCCCAG ATTTAGCAATGCAGCTGAATCAGGGGAAGTTTGAGTATAACGGGTCCTGTGG GTACTTGCTGAAGCCGGACTTCATGCGTCGCTCTGATCGGATGTTTGACCCCTTCTCTGAAACCCCTGTCGACGGAGTGATCGCAGCTACCTGCAGTGTTCAG GTGTTTTCGGGACAGTTCCTGTCAGACAAGAAGATCGGCACATATGTGGAAGTGGACATGTATGGCTTACCGACAGACACCATCCGCAAGGAGTTTCGAACAAGAATGGTGATGAACAATGGCCTGAACCCTGCGTACAATGAGGAGCCTTTCGTTTTTAGAAAG GTGATTCTTCCTGACCTGGCTGTGCTGAGAATCGCTGTGTATGACGACAACAACAAGCTGATCGGCCAGAGAATCTTACCCCTAGACGGGCTTCAAGCAGGATACAGGCACATCTCTCTGAGGAACGAGGGCAACAAGCCGCTCTCGCTGCCCACCATCTTTTGTAACATTGTGCTGAAGACATATGTGCCAGATGGTTTCGGAG CTATTGTGGATGCATTGTCCGACCCAAAGAAGTTCCTGTCTATTACTGAGAAGAGAGCAGACCAGATGAGGGCAATGGGCATCGAAACG AGTGACATTGCAGATGTGCCAAATGACAGCACAAAGAATGACAAAAAAGGCAAGGTAAACCCGGTGAAGGCCAGCGTGACTCCACAGACCAGCTCAGATACAAGGCAGACATCCACGTCAGGCCCAACCAACAGCAGCGATGCTAGGAAAG ATACTTCATTGATCATGCCTCAGGTTAGCATTGATGACTTGAAACAGATGAAG ACATACCTTAAATTACTGAAGAAGCAACAGAAGGAACTCagtgctttaaagaaaaagcatGCAAAG GACCAAAGTTCCATGCAGAAATCCCACTGTACCCAGGTTGACAAGATAGTGGCTCTTCATGATAAAGAAAAGCTAATGCTTGAAAAACTGCTGGAGAAGGCCATTAAAAAAAGGGG ggaaaataattgtcaggaactaaaaaaggaaactgaaattaaaatccaGGCACTGACATCAGACCACAAAGCTAAG GTGAAAGACATTGTGGCACAACACACCAAGGAGTGGTCAGAGATGATCAACTCTCACGGTGCAGAAGAGCAGGAGCTGAGGGACCAACACGTGCTCCAGCAGTGCGAGCATCTCAAGAagctcatgttggctgtgcagGAGCAGCAGACACAGAACCTGAAGCTCATTCATGAAAG ACAGAGTAAAGAGATGCGTGCTAACCAGGCCAAGACTTCCATGGAGAACAGCAAAGCTATCAGCCAggacaaaacaatcaaaaacaaGGCTGAAAGAGAGAG ACGAGTTCGAGAACTGAACAGTAGCAACACCAAAAAATTtcttgaagaaagaaaaagg ctTGCCATGAAGCAATCCAAGGAGATGGACCAACTGGAGAAAGCTCAACTTGAGCAGCTTGAGAACCTGGAGAAAGCTAATGAGCAG CTTTTGAAATCACATCATGCAAAGTCTCAGTGTCAAG GCCAAGGACATGCAGGAGATGGTGAAGCTGGAGGCGGAGATGGACCGCAGGCCAGCCACAGTGGTGTAAACTGTTCCTGTCCAAACTGA
- the plcb4b gene encoding 1-phosphatidylinositol 4,5-bisphosphate phosphodiesterase beta-4 isoform X7 encodes MTKSYEFNWRKHIPDFMQEGAVFDRFDEDPFVFEPDCLFKVDEYGFFLTWKSEGKEGQVLECSLINSIRSAPVPKDPKILSSLEAAESDLEGRIICICSGTDLVNLSFMYMVADSADVAKQWTEGLRSVIHNFKANNVCPMTCLKKHWMKLSFLTNINGKIPVRSITRTFASGKTEKGIFQALKELGLPSGKNDEIEHSVFTFDMFYALTQKICPRTDLEELFKKINGDKTDYLSVDQLVSFLNEHQRDPRLNEILFPFYDPKRAMQIIEKYERDEDLKKKGRMSSDGFCRYLMSDENAPVFLDRLELYQDMDQSLAHYFISSSHNTYLTGRQFGGKSSVEMYRQVLLSGCRCVELDCWDGKGEDQEPIITHGKAMCTDILFKDVIVAIKETAFVTSEYPVILSFENHCSKPQQYKMAKYCEEIFGDLLLKQPLETFPIEPARPLPSPNELKRKILIKNKRLKPEVEQKQLEAFKKQMEAGETSTPANILEDENDEEIENADVKDVNPELKNVTDDEVTEISETTEPTDNTDVSEASDQDNNKKVGETAEDDEQALIASYKYVGATTNIHPYLSAMVNYAQPVKFQSFEVAEERNIHYNMSSFNESVGLGYLKTNAIEFVNYNKRQMSRIYPKGGRVDSSNYMPQIFWNAGCQMVSLNFQTPDLAMQLNQGKFEYNGSCGYLLKPDFMRRSDRMFDPFSETPVDGVIAATCSVQVFSGQFLSDKKIGTYVEVDMYGLPTDTIRKEFRTRMVMNNGLNPAYNEEPFVFRKVILPDLAVLRIAVYDDNNKLIGQRILPLDGLQAGYRHISLRNEGNKPLSLPTIFCNIVLKTYVPDGFGAIVDALSDPKKFLSITEKRADQMRAMGIETSDIADVPNDSTKNDKKGKVNPVKASVTPQTSSDTRQTSTSGPTNSSDARKDTSLIMPQVSIDDLKQMKTYLKLLKKQQKELSALKKKHAKDQSSMQKSHCTQVDKIVALHDKEKLMLEKLLEKAIKKRGENNCQELKKETEIKIQALTSDHKAKVKDIVAQHTKEWSEMINSHGAEEQELRDQHVLQQCEHLKKLMLAVQEQQTQNLKLIHERQSKEMRANQAKTSMENSKAISQDKTIKNKAERERRVRELNSSNTKKFLEERKRLAMKQSKEMDQLEKAQLEQLENLEKANEQAKDMQEMVKLEAEMDRRPATVV; translated from the exons gATCCATTCGTCTTTGAACCAGACTGTCTTTTCAAAGTGGATGAATATGGCTTCTTTCTCACATGGAAAAGTGAAGGAAAG gaAGGCCAGGTTTTGGAATGCTCATTGATCAACAGTATCCGCAGTGCTCCAGTGCCCAAG GACCCAAAGATCCTCTCATCCCTGGAAGCTGCAGAAAGTGACTTGGAAGGCCGCATCATCTGCATCTGCAGCGGAACTGACCTGGTCAATCTCAGCTTTATGTACATGGTGGCGGACAGTGCCGACGTTGCTAAG cAATGGACGGAAGGCCTCAGGAGTGTGATTCATAACTTCAAAGCAAACAATGTGTGTCCAATGACCTGCCTGAAGAAACA CTGGATGAAGTTGTCATTTCTGACAAACATCAATGGCAAAATCCCTGTAAGAAG TATCACACGGACTTTTGCTTCTGGGAAAACGGAGAAGGGGATCTTCCAGGCTCTGAAGGAGCTTGGCCTACCCAGCGGGAAG AATGATGAAATTGAGCACTCCGTCTTCACGTTTGACATGTTTTATGCCCTCACGCAGAAGATTTGTCCACGGACTGATTTAGAAGAGTTATTCAAAAAAAT CAATGGAGACAAAACTGATTATTTAAGCGTAGACCAATTAGTCAGCTTTCTGAATGAA CACCAACGAGACCCTCGGCTCAATGAGATTCTGTTCCCATTCTATGATCCCAAAAGGGCAATGCAGATAATAGAGAAGTATGAGCGAGATGAAGACCTTAAAAAGAAAG GTCGCATGTCTAGCGACGGCTTTTGCCGGTAccttatgtcagatgagaatgCCCCAGTCTTCCTGGATCGCCTGGAGCTGTACCAAGACATGGACCAGTCGCTGGCCCACTACTTCATCAGCTCTTCTCACAACACCTACCTGACCGGACGACAGTTCGGGGGAAAGTCCTCCGTGGAGATGTACCGGCAGGTTCTGCTGTCTGGATGCAG gtgcGTGGAGCTGGACTGCTGGGATGGAAAAGGGGAGGACCAGGAGCCCATTATCACTCATGGAAAGGCTATGTGCACTGACATATTGTTCAAG GATGTGATTGTAGCCATTAAAGAAACAGCCTTTGTGACATCAGAGTATCCCGTGATTCTCTCGTTTGAAAACCACTGCAG TAAGCCACAGCAATACAAGATGGCTAAGTACTGTGAAGAGATCTTTGGGGATCTCTTGCTCAAGCAGCCGCTGGAGACCTTCCCG ATTGAACCTGCAAGACCGTTACCTTCTCCCAATGAGCTCAAAAGAAAAATCCTTATCAAAAACAAGCGCTTAAAGCCAGAAGTTGAACAAA agcagctggaggcctttaaaaagcaaatggAAGCAGGTGAAACGAGTACCCCCGCCAATATCCTGGAGGATGAAAATGATGAGGAGATTGAAAACG CTGATGTGAAAGATGTGAACCCAGAGCTCAAGAAT GTTACTGATGACGAGGTCACGGAGATATCGGAAACAACAGAACCCACAGACAACACGGATGTGTCTGAAGCGTCGGACCAGGACAATAACAAGAAG GTTGGTGAAACAGCAGAGGATGATGAGCAAGCATTGATCGCCTCTTACAAGTATGTGGGGGCCACCACTAACATCCATCCATACCTCTCTGCCATGGTCAACTATGCCCAACCTGTCAAGTTCCAGAGCTTTGAAGTGGCAGAAG AAAGGAATATCCACTACAACATGTCCTCTTTCAACGAGTCTGTGGGGCTGGGATACCTGAAGACGAACGCAATAGAATTTGTGAA CTATAACAAGCGGCAAATGAGTCGGATCTATCCCAAAGGAGGCAGAGTGGATTCCAGTAATTACATGCCTCAGATCTTCTGGAACGCCGGCTGCCAGATGGTGTCTCTGAACTTCCAGACCCCAG ATTTAGCAATGCAGCTGAATCAGGGGAAGTTTGAGTATAACGGGTCCTGTGG GTACTTGCTGAAGCCGGACTTCATGCGTCGCTCTGATCGGATGTTTGACCCCTTCTCTGAAACCCCTGTCGACGGAGTGATCGCAGCTACCTGCAGTGTTCAG GTGTTTTCGGGACAGTTCCTGTCAGACAAGAAGATCGGCACATATGTGGAAGTGGACATGTATGGCTTACCGACAGACACCATCCGCAAGGAGTTTCGAACAAGAATGGTGATGAACAATGGCCTGAACCCTGCGTACAATGAGGAGCCTTTCGTTTTTAGAAAG GTGATTCTTCCTGACCTGGCTGTGCTGAGAATCGCTGTGTATGACGACAACAACAAGCTGATCGGCCAGAGAATCTTACCCCTAGACGGGCTTCAAGCAGGATACAGGCACATCTCTCTGAGGAACGAGGGCAACAAGCCGCTCTCGCTGCCCACCATCTTTTGTAACATTGTGCTGAAGACATATGTGCCAGATGGTTTCGGAG CTATTGTGGATGCATTGTCCGACCCAAAGAAGTTCCTGTCTATTACTGAGAAGAGAGCAGACCAGATGAGGGCAATGGGCATCGAAACG AGTGACATTGCAGATGTGCCAAATGACAGCACAAAGAATGACAAAAAAGGCAAGGTAAACCCGGTGAAGGCCAGCGTGACTCCACAGACCAGCTCAGATACAAGGCAGACATCCACGTCAGGCCCAACCAACAGCAGCGATGCTAGGAAAG ATACTTCATTGATCATGCCTCAGGTTAGCATTGATGACTTGAAACAGATGAAG ACATACCTTAAATTACTGAAGAAGCAACAGAAGGAACTCagtgctttaaagaaaaagcatGCAAAG GACCAAAGTTCCATGCAGAAATCCCACTGTACCCAGGTTGACAAGATAGTGGCTCTTCATGATAAAGAAAAGCTAATGCTTGAAAAACTGCTGGAGAAGGCCATTAAAAAAAGGGG ggaaaataattgtcaggaactaaaaaaggaaactgaaattaaaatccaGGCACTGACATCAGACCACAAAGCTAAG GTGAAAGACATTGTGGCACAACACACCAAGGAGTGGTCAGAGATGATCAACTCTCACGGTGCAGAAGAGCAGGAGCTGAGGGACCAACACGTGCTCCAGCAGTGCGAGCATCTCAAGAagctcatgttggctgtgcagGAGCAGCAGACACAGAACCTGAAGCTCATTCATGAAAG ACAGAGTAAAGAGATGCGTGCTAACCAGGCCAAGACTTCCATGGAGAACAGCAAAGCTATCAGCCAggacaaaacaatcaaaaacaaGGCTGAAAGAGAGAG ACGAGTTCGAGAACTGAACAGTAGCAACACCAAAAAATTtcttgaagaaagaaaaagg ctTGCCATGAAGCAATCCAAGGAGATGGACCAACTGGAGAAAGCTCAACTTGAGCAGCTTGAGAACCTGGAGAAAGCTAATGAGCAG GCCAAGGACATGCAGGAGATGGTGAAGCTGGAGGCGGAGATGGACCGCAGGCCAGCCACAGTGGTGTAA
- the plcb4b gene encoding 1-phosphatidylinositol 4,5-bisphosphate phosphodiesterase beta-4 isoform X6, whose protein sequence is MTKSYEFNWRKHIPDFMQEGAVFDRFDEDPFVFEPDCLFKVDEYGFFLTWKSEGKEGQVLECSLINSIRSAPVPKDPKILSSLEAAESDLEGRIICICSGTDLVNLSFMYMVADSADVAKQWTEGLRSVIHNFKANNVCPMTCLKKHWMKLSFLTNINGKIPVRSITRTFASGKTEKGIFQALKELGLPSGKNDEIEHSVFTFDMFYALTQKICPRTDLEELFKKINGDKTDYLSVDQLVSFLNEHQRDPRLNEILFPFYDPKRAMQIIEKYERDEDLKKKGRMSSDGFCRYLMSDENAPVFLDRLELYQDMDQSLAHYFISSSHNTYLTGRQFGGKSSVEMYRQVLLSGCRCVELDCWDGKGEDQEPIITHGKAMCTDILFKDVIVAIKETAFVTSEYPVILSFENHCSKPQQYKMAKYCEEIFGDLLLKQPLETFPIEPARPLPSPNELKRKILIKNKRLKPEVEQKQLEAFKKQMEAGETSTPANILEDENDEEIENADVKDVNPELKNVTDDEVTEISETTEPTDNTDVSEASDQDNNKKVGETAEDDEQALIASYKYVGATTNIHPYLSAMVNYAQPVKFQSFEVAEERNIHYNMSSFNESVGLGYLKTNAIEFVNYNKRQMSRIYPKGGRVDSSNYMPQIFWNAGCQMVSLNFQTPDLAMQLNQGKFEYNGSCGYLLKPDFMRRSDRMFDPFSETPVDGVIAATCSVQVFSGQFLSDKKIGTYVEVDMYGLPTDTIRKEFRTRMVMNNGLNPAYNEEPFVFRKVILPDLAVLRIAVYDDNNKLIGQRILPLDGLQAGYRHISLRNEGNKPLSLPTIFCNIVLKTYVPDGFGAIVDALSDPKKFLSITEKRADQMRAMGIETSDIADVPNDSTKNDKKGKVNPVKASVTPQTSSDTRQTSTSGPTNSSDARKDTSLIMPQVSIDDLKQMKTYLKLLKKQQKELSALKKKHAKWHKYFQFQDQSSMQKSHCTQVDKIVALHDKEKLMLEKLLEKAIKKRGENNCQELKKETEIKIQALTSDHKAKVKDIVAQHTKEWSEMINSHGAEEQELRDQHVLQQCEHLKKLMLAVQEQQTQNLKLIHERQSKEMRANQAKTSMENSKAISQDKTIKNKAERERRVRELNSSNTKKFLEERKRLAMKQSKEMDQLEKAQLEQLENLEKANEQAKDMQEMVKLEAEMDRRPATVV, encoded by the exons gATCCATTCGTCTTTGAACCAGACTGTCTTTTCAAAGTGGATGAATATGGCTTCTTTCTCACATGGAAAAGTGAAGGAAAG gaAGGCCAGGTTTTGGAATGCTCATTGATCAACAGTATCCGCAGTGCTCCAGTGCCCAAG GACCCAAAGATCCTCTCATCCCTGGAAGCTGCAGAAAGTGACTTGGAAGGCCGCATCATCTGCATCTGCAGCGGAACTGACCTGGTCAATCTCAGCTTTATGTACATGGTGGCGGACAGTGCCGACGTTGCTAAG cAATGGACGGAAGGCCTCAGGAGTGTGATTCATAACTTCAAAGCAAACAATGTGTGTCCAATGACCTGCCTGAAGAAACA CTGGATGAAGTTGTCATTTCTGACAAACATCAATGGCAAAATCCCTGTAAGAAG TATCACACGGACTTTTGCTTCTGGGAAAACGGAGAAGGGGATCTTCCAGGCTCTGAAGGAGCTTGGCCTACCCAGCGGGAAG AATGATGAAATTGAGCACTCCGTCTTCACGTTTGACATGTTTTATGCCCTCACGCAGAAGATTTGTCCACGGACTGATTTAGAAGAGTTATTCAAAAAAAT CAATGGAGACAAAACTGATTATTTAAGCGTAGACCAATTAGTCAGCTTTCTGAATGAA CACCAACGAGACCCTCGGCTCAATGAGATTCTGTTCCCATTCTATGATCCCAAAAGGGCAATGCAGATAATAGAGAAGTATGAGCGAGATGAAGACCTTAAAAAGAAAG GTCGCATGTCTAGCGACGGCTTTTGCCGGTAccttatgtcagatgagaatgCCCCAGTCTTCCTGGATCGCCTGGAGCTGTACCAAGACATGGACCAGTCGCTGGCCCACTACTTCATCAGCTCTTCTCACAACACCTACCTGACCGGACGACAGTTCGGGGGAAAGTCCTCCGTGGAGATGTACCGGCAGGTTCTGCTGTCTGGATGCAG gtgcGTGGAGCTGGACTGCTGGGATGGAAAAGGGGAGGACCAGGAGCCCATTATCACTCATGGAAAGGCTATGTGCACTGACATATTGTTCAAG GATGTGATTGTAGCCATTAAAGAAACAGCCTTTGTGACATCAGAGTATCCCGTGATTCTCTCGTTTGAAAACCACTGCAG TAAGCCACAGCAATACAAGATGGCTAAGTACTGTGAAGAGATCTTTGGGGATCTCTTGCTCAAGCAGCCGCTGGAGACCTTCCCG ATTGAACCTGCAAGACCGTTACCTTCTCCCAATGAGCTCAAAAGAAAAATCCTTATCAAAAACAAGCGCTTAAAGCCAGAAGTTGAACAAA agcagctggaggcctttaaaaagcaaatggAAGCAGGTGAAACGAGTACCCCCGCCAATATCCTGGAGGATGAAAATGATGAGGAGATTGAAAACG CTGATGTGAAAGATGTGAACCCAGAGCTCAAGAAT GTTACTGATGACGAGGTCACGGAGATATCGGAAACAACAGAACCCACAGACAACACGGATGTGTCTGAAGCGTCGGACCAGGACAATAACAAGAAG GTTGGTGAAACAGCAGAGGATGATGAGCAAGCATTGATCGCCTCTTACAAGTATGTGGGGGCCACCACTAACATCCATCCATACCTCTCTGCCATGGTCAACTATGCCCAACCTGTCAAGTTCCAGAGCTTTGAAGTGGCAGAAG AAAGGAATATCCACTACAACATGTCCTCTTTCAACGAGTCTGTGGGGCTGGGATACCTGAAGACGAACGCAATAGAATTTGTGAA CTATAACAAGCGGCAAATGAGTCGGATCTATCCCAAAGGAGGCAGAGTGGATTCCAGTAATTACATGCCTCAGATCTTCTGGAACGCCGGCTGCCAGATGGTGTCTCTGAACTTCCAGACCCCAG ATTTAGCAATGCAGCTGAATCAGGGGAAGTTTGAGTATAACGGGTCCTGTGG GTACTTGCTGAAGCCGGACTTCATGCGTCGCTCTGATCGGATGTTTGACCCCTTCTCTGAAACCCCTGTCGACGGAGTGATCGCAGCTACCTGCAGTGTTCAG GTGTTTTCGGGACAGTTCCTGTCAGACAAGAAGATCGGCACATATGTGGAAGTGGACATGTATGGCTTACCGACAGACACCATCCGCAAGGAGTTTCGAACAAGAATGGTGATGAACAATGGCCTGAACCCTGCGTACAATGAGGAGCCTTTCGTTTTTAGAAAG GTGATTCTTCCTGACCTGGCTGTGCTGAGAATCGCTGTGTATGACGACAACAACAAGCTGATCGGCCAGAGAATCTTACCCCTAGACGGGCTTCAAGCAGGATACAGGCACATCTCTCTGAGGAACGAGGGCAACAAGCCGCTCTCGCTGCCCACCATCTTTTGTAACATTGTGCTGAAGACATATGTGCCAGATGGTTTCGGAG CTATTGTGGATGCATTGTCCGACCCAAAGAAGTTCCTGTCTATTACTGAGAAGAGAGCAGACCAGATGAGGGCAATGGGCATCGAAACG AGTGACATTGCAGATGTGCCAAATGACAGCACAAAGAATGACAAAAAAGGCAAGGTAAACCCGGTGAAGGCCAGCGTGACTCCACAGACCAGCTCAGATACAAGGCAGACATCCACGTCAGGCCCAACCAACAGCAGCGATGCTAGGAAAG ATACTTCATTGATCATGCCTCAGGTTAGCATTGATGACTTGAAACAGATGAAG ACATACCTTAAATTACTGAAGAAGCAACAGAAGGAACTCagtgctttaaagaaaaagcatGCAAAG TGGCACAAGTACTTTCAATTTCAGGACCAAAGTTCCATGCAGAAATCCCACTGTACCCAGGTTGACAAGATAGTGGCTCTTCATGATAAAGAAAAGCTAATGCTTGAAAAACTGCTGGAGAAGGCCATTAAAAAAAGGGG ggaaaataattgtcaggaactaaaaaaggaaactgaaattaaaatccaGGCACTGACATCAGACCACAAAGCTAAG GTGAAAGACATTGTGGCACAACACACCAAGGAGTGGTCAGAGATGATCAACTCTCACGGTGCAGAAGAGCAGGAGCTGAGGGACCAACACGTGCTCCAGCAGTGCGAGCATCTCAAGAagctcatgttggctgtgcagGAGCAGCAGACACAGAACCTGAAGCTCATTCATGAAAG ACAGAGTAAAGAGATGCGTGCTAACCAGGCCAAGACTTCCATGGAGAACAGCAAAGCTATCAGCCAggacaaaacaatcaaaaacaaGGCTGAAAGAGAGAG ACGAGTTCGAGAACTGAACAGTAGCAACACCAAAAAATTtcttgaagaaagaaaaagg ctTGCCATGAAGCAATCCAAGGAGATGGACCAACTGGAGAAAGCTCAACTTGAGCAGCTTGAGAACCTGGAGAAAGCTAATGAGCAG GCCAAGGACATGCAGGAGATGGTGAAGCTGGAGGCGGAGATGGACCGCAGGCCAGCCACAGTGGTGTAA